DNA from Labrus bergylta chromosome 3, fLabBer1.1, whole genome shotgun sequence:
ACCCCATGAGCTTATTTTGTTATTACAGCAATCAATATGTTGAAGTAACGTTTAAAAATGCAACTCATCTGCCGTGACATTGTCTCGCAATGCCGTGACCCGGATTCGAACCGGGGTTGCTgcggccacaacgcagagtactaaccactatacGATCACGGCGAGCTACGATGAGCTGCTGGCTCCACTGGCGTCCACATGCGGTGTGACTTACACTCTACCTCAGTGGGCTGTTTATTGTTGCAATGAGTCAGCCTGACCAAACCCTGATATTTACAATCTTTTGTCCAAAAGTGTGTTTTATCAAAGGCCTACGCTATTATACAGTGAAAGTGTAGGGCCTATGTTTTTATGATGTAGCGTATTAGCTTTTAATAACGAAGACAATTCtcgtttttaaaacaaactagCATAATTGTCCGTTTTAAACCTTTTATTAATTTGGCAGCTGAGGCTCAGAGCCAATTCATGACTTCTTCTGCCCTCCAGTCCTTGAGTAAGTCACTGTAGTGTACCCTATGAGTGTACCCTATACCTCATGCTGGACAACTCCTAACTAGGTAAGACCAAAGTAGAaaaaaagttccactcgatcaATGTTCACTTGAACactttaaaataagataatcctttatttatcccacaacggggaaatttacagtgttacagcagcaaagagcaaagattgcaaacaagaAAGtaaacacagtacaatttaaatagatttaaaaaaaaatgaaaaataaaaaaatagatcagctgagctgcagttttgacaaaaatgtagtcagaatatTCCGTGTAacacagtgcacataaagtACAACAcgttattgcacaaagtggatttggtaaatataatataacattattaacTTGTGAGATATTGCCAAGGTTTAATTTTCGATGAAGCTCTATTTGTCAGGCCATATGCTATCAGGGAGACATCTACAGTGCACAGTGTGTTGTAATCTCTTCACCCAGTTTGAAAGTTTGCTTCTAACATTGTTTGATATCTGCCTTTTTCATTTACCTTCTTGTGGACTCCAAGCGCCGACATAATAGTCAATACTAATAAAAGCCATAATACGGTGTTGTTCCTAATGCTATctaatgtagaaaaaaaagtttaaataccATCGTAAACTACACCATGAGATCATTTCGTCATTACAGCAATCAATATGTTGAAgcaacttttcaaaatgcaacTCATCTGCCGTGACATTGTCTCGCAATGCCGTGACCCGGATTCGAACCGGGGTTGCTgcggccacaacgcagagtactaaccactatacGATCACGGCGAGCTACGATGAGCTGCTGGCTCCCACGTCGTCGAAACGTGGTATAATGAACGCTCTACCGTCAGTGAGCTTGTTGGCAGGTCATTTGTAGTTCTACTTGATGCCCATTTTGTCACCAACATCCGAACCATGAAGACCattcaaatcaaatgaaggGCACAAACCTGCACATCTTTTTTTAGCAGACTTAATTTTCCCTGCGCACTTCTTTACTCATGAACAGAGGTTGGTTTATAGACTAGGCTACTTTATGGTTACAGCTGAGTGAATTTACAGATTTCCCGAGGGCTCCCCTTGAAGCACCGCGGAACAAGAGCAAAGCGTTCATTATTTAAAACTTATAATTGACATAatggacaaaataaatataGTTATCGTGTCAGTGTCGCAATACTTTTGATTATTTGCCCTTTAGGGACACCTAGTGTACAAAGTGATAAACTGCTAGGCTACATGTGCAGCTCTTCTCTTGATTGGCTGCTTCTTTTGCAGACGTAGCTCAGTTTCCGGTTTTGTAACACTGGCAACGCGTGAGTTATGAAAGAGGAGTTTTTCTATACACATTGTACCGAACCAGCGTCTGTTTTACTCCTTTACGCCACAATCAAGGTACGGATTTGCTTTAAAAATTGTTCATTGATTTAGAAAAACTTGTGCACGTAAGTTATTCTTTtgtgagtttattttttcatcctgTGTTCACAAAAGTATGCATTGTTTTAGTCATATTTACGTGTATGAAATAATGCATGCATTTAAGATGTTCACAAGTTGATATACACATAACAAAATACTGATCTGAATTTgccacattttaaacattcacaCTTTTCTTAACCTTTTGTGAGACTGTAATAGCTCATAGCatatagctctgtatatacatatttatttctcgtttactgcacatggttctgtttacatctggtcactactgcacatagttctgtttacatctgtttacatctgtcagtccgatcactgtccatttatatctactctttttatattttgtatttttaagtgaagtttaagctttaagttgtatttaaattgacactttatatttaggttaaaatgtttcctttacttgcactgttgtatATTTACTGcactgtgtgcctttgaattgctccccggggacaaataaagttttttgaattgaatgaaaACCTTTGTGTACACCAAGCTTAGTATACCTGCACATAACTATTCCCCATACATTACATGAAGAGGGAATATTGTCATAAAGACATATCTATAATCCACATGTTCACTTGTTCACAGGTATGGCTCATACATGCATTCATTGGTTCCGTAAGGGACTCAGACTGCATGACAACCCAGCACTGATAGCAGCTCTAAGGGACTGTAAGGAGCTCTACCCTGTGTTCATCCTCGACCCATACCTCCATAACAAGACTTCTGTGGGCATAAACCGCTGGAGATTCCTTATTGGAGCCCTCAAGGACCTGGACTGCAGCCTCAGGAAGCTCAACTCCAGGTAGGGATAAAGAGGCCACAGTTTTAGGAAATAAGAAacgtataaaaaaaaaaaaaagttgctatTGCCATTTGGGCACCTGAAGGAAAGCAATTACATGGGTCAAGAAGAACTGGTCATTGATATTTCGTCACTATTCTGTGTCTTGCAATCTCAGGCTGTTTGTTTTGAGGGGGAAGCCTGAGGATGTGTTCCCAAAGCTGTTCAACCAATGGAAAGTAACAAAGATGACCTACGAGTTCGACACAGAGCCCTACAGTTTGAGCCGGGACAAAACGGTGACCACACTGGCCAAAGACCATGGAGTGGAAGTCATATACAAAATCTCACACACTCTGTATGATATAGAAAGGTATACATCTCGATGAACACTTGTGTTTTCTTACAGTTTTACTGAAACCGCGTACAGCTGTACTTTCTCAAATACTTAATTGGGgtttttattgtctttcatGTTTTCTTAGGATAATTGAGGAAAACAATGGGAAGGCCCCCCTAACTTACACCCGTATGCAGGCAATCGTAAAGACCCTCGGCCCCCCAAAAAGACCAATCTCTGCTCCAACCGTTGAAGATATGAAAGGTACTACAATAAACACTCAAGAAGTTCCCTCACGGTATAGAGGGTATAAGAagattttgaaatgttgaaaagtgaatgaaaatgaaatgaatcacTCCTGTCACAGATGTGAAGACCCCTTCTTTTAAAAAGCATGAGGAGGAATATGGGCTCCCTACTCTTGAGGAGCTCGGTCACAACACCTCAGCTCTATTTGAGGAGAAGTTCCCAGGAGGAGAACAGGAGGCACTGAGGAGTTTAGATGAACATATGCAAAGAACGGTATTTATCCCGTTTATATGATGAAGGGTGTGAACTATCAAGACATCTTCTAGACACATTCTTAAATCAAATCTAACATGAAGGAGAATAGTATTAAACCAACATCCAAACAAggacaaatataaaacatacttTATATTCTACCCCTGGTTTACACTCACCTGTTTTCTTACATTAAGGGTTGGGTGTGTGGCTTTGAGAAGCCGCAGACTTCTCCAAACTCTCTGAGCCCGAGCACCACTGTTCTCAGTCCACATGTGACGTTTGGCTGCCTGTCTGCACGCACCTTCTGGTGGAGGCTGACAGACGTTTATCAGGGGGTGAGTGACACAGACACCATCACGATTCTGTAGGCAGTGGGGTATGTTATACAAGCAATGTGCTAATTTTAACTAAAGAAACAATGGGATAAATGTTTGAACATTTACAGCGTTATGCATCGTCCTAACTTTGAATCTCTGTTAAAGTTTGTCTCTTTgactctgtgtttgtatgtgataCCTTACAGAAGAGGCACTCGGATCCTCCAGTGTCCCTACATGGTCAGCTACTATGGAGAGAGTTCTTCTACACAGCAAGTGTGGGGGTCCCAAACTTTAACAAGATGGAGGGCAACCCTGTTTGTACACAGGTGGATTGGGACACAAATCCAGAATATCTTGCTGCATGGAGAGAGGTATTTAATTCctaaaagaaataataaaattaacGACCAAAACGATGAGAAATGATGCTGCAGGATGGTTTTCAGTCACTGTTAATTAAAGATTGTGTCATTTTCTGTGTCACAACTGTTGCCTGTCATCTTCAACCTTCTGCATTTCCCTCAAGGCTCGGACTGGTTTCCCCTTCATTGACGCCATCATGACTCAGCTAAGGCAGGAGGGCTGGATCCACCACCTGGCCAGACATGCTGTTGCTTGTTTTCTCACCAGGGGAGACCTGTGGATCAACTGGGAAGAGGGGCAGAAGGTGTGCAAACAGCCTCAACATTATGGTGActttagagaaataaaaaatataacgTTGTCTTACAAAAGCACAAAAGTCAACAAGGCACATGTAACGTGTCTAAGTAGCTTTTAGACTGTATATGTGCTCTAGCTGTTTTAATCAGGGCAATAAGGTAATAACCAATGTCAACATTATCTTAGACTATCTTAGCTGGGAACTCCTTGGATGTTACACATCAAGCTACCTCCTTATCTATGTTTTAAACTAGCATCTTAAGGCTAGATTAGCCATTTCTAAAATGAATCACTCATCCCAAAAGATGGCAgacactttgcattgtgggtaaaagaGGTATCAGGACTTTGCAGAGCAGAAGAATGCAAAGAATCAACATAAGGATGTCTTTTGTTCTGCCGCATTAATTTTGACCGTTTTTGTGTAGCTGTCCAGCATGAATTATATTTCAGTAAGGACCACTTTTTCAAGAAAAAAGACTGTATTGCAATTATTAATATTTGCCGGTATGGCCCCACATGCTTACGtggaaagcattaggcaggaacagcacacattcctgcccttCCCGTGCATACAAGGAAAACTTATAAGGCAGGGAGATAAGCAGcaaaaccccccccccccccccaacagatcatgcatcaatgacaacagcatgacatgCAAATGCAGCTTTCGGAGGGACAGCAAAGAGTAGGCAGCTAGAGCAGTTTGAATAAGGCAGCTActactatttggccaatagggtgctttgaagcaaatcagctggccatcagctgatgaggTTAGAGTGACTCTGTTCcctgcctgaactaacgctACACTCAATCTGTGTGTATTGCTGAACCTGTGAGGCACTCCTCTAAAGTTTTGTTGACTGCTCCTAAAGGTGTTTGAGGAGCTTTTACTGGATGGTGACTGGGCTCTGAACGCTGGAAACTGGCAGTGGCTCTCAGCAAGCACATTCTTTCACCAGTACTTCAGGGTCTACTCCCCTGTGGCGTTTGGCAAGAAGACAGACAAAAACGGAGACTATATCAAGTAAGATCATAAAGCTGTTTGGCTAAAGTAAGCaggatgatgtgtgtgtgttataagaAATAACTTTTCCTGTACTCTACTTCTAAAGAAAGTACCTTCCTCTTCTGAAGAAGTTTCCAGCCGCGTACATCTATGAGCCGTGGAAAGCGCCACACAGTGTCCAGCAGGCAGCAGGATGCATTGTGGGGAAAGATTACCCACGTCCTTTAGTAGAGCATGAAGTGATCAGCAAGAAGAACATCCAGAGGATGAAGTTGGCTTATGCAAAGAGATCAGCAGATTCTGAATCACCCAGCAAAAAGCAAGGTATGGCAAACAATAatgaacttttcttttctttggtgtACAGTAATACATGTTTACAGCAAATCCTGCAATGAAGATATCGTTCTTATTGTTTTCTCTAGGTGTAAAACGCAAGCAGCCATCAGTCGCCgattttatgaagaaaaaagagaaaaaaaagtaatatttgTCCAAGTTAAAGCAGAATAATGCAACATAAGACTTGAAAACTGAACACTTCTGGGATTTGGGCTCTCTTCACTGAAGTTCTGGCTGGACTGGAAACTAAAGTGGTTTTTATTCTAATCTATACAGGCAGCAGACTGTTTGCTTCTTTTCTATTCAAACTGTCATTAAAAGCATTTTCAATTGCAAGTagtgtttttacttttactgtatgtttaaaaagtaatacAAGTATAAGCATGATGTTCTGATTTGGTTGAAAGTCTTGAGTTTGTATGGAGACAGAATGTATGCTTTATATGTAAgtactgtttttataaatatattacTGTAACATCCccgaaatgttttattttctgcgGTGTTCCTTGCTGGTGTCACAGTGTTTCAATCTAAATAAAGatagagatttaaaaaaaaaaaataggttcCAGATATTAACAGGTGTGGTGAAATGCCCGGTGTATCAGTGTTAATGGAAAACCTCATTTTTCCTTCTGTGCAGTGACACCTCAATATGAAGATCTGTTTCTGCATCACAGATAACTGAATGGCCAAATTCAACCAAAGCTTGTACTTTCATTGTAATGATTCCACATTTACCACTAGAGGTTGCTGTTGTTCTACCGGCAGAAAAAACTCTTATCTCGTTATTGTGTTACACTGTAGAATGTATTGACAGAATATGTCTAGTCAAAGAGGCATTAAACCTACATGTTCAGCTGTAGATGATCATCATTAGACGGTACTATAACTGCAGCAAAGGAGCCAAATACAGCAAGGCTGATGAATCTAATGAAGTCCAAAgtggaatttttattttaaaatgaaagtttgAATTTATCCCAAAGATGAATTAATTCAAATGAAAGTGTCTtaattttctgcttttaactttGAAGCCTTTTCATTTCTTAAACATGAACTGAAAAACAAGCATGATAAGAGTTTTCccatgaaaaataaagccatcGGCTCCTGTTTGACTGGAAGTGTGATGCAAAATAAACTGAGGCCCATTAATCCTGTATGTTTACAGTCCGTGCATATGATTGACTGAATGCGAATGTGAGCAGTGGCATGTCACATAAAGTGTGTGACAGGTTTTGGGCCACACAGCTGTCCTTGGAGGTCAAGTCTTCTCCTGTTTCTGCCTCCTTGGATCTGACACTGGTGTGAATATCCAGAAGATGATGTCACAACCTCAGCAGCGGGCCAGACGGCTGTACAAAGCCAAGCTCAGTTTCCACAGAGACCtgtcaaacatgaaaacactctGGTGTCCAACTGTGCATGCGTGAGGGGGGCTGTCTGGGGGTACACTTGGCACTAGACCAGTCTCCCATAATTCTAACAAGCAAGCAAAACAGGTCGGACTGCGCTTAAACGATATTCAAATAATAAGTATGATTTATTTGATAATTAGTAGCATATAATGTAAGCCTAAGGTCTTCAAGTCAGTATTCAAGTGTATACTCTGCAACATTTTTTTACCCATGCAAGGTTTCACTAAtctgtgaataaaaaaacaacctggtTTGTCCACTAATGTGACCCGCGCCCTGTCTGACTGTCAGCACGCCATCATTCAAACCATCTTTGATCTGTTGCGGTTATATTCAAGTTGGATTGGAACAGCGTGTTTCCCTTGCGGCTGGTGTTTCATGTAACTTTCAGTAGTTGTGATCTCAGGAGTTGATTTGCTCCCCAGGCAGCTAAATCAAACACTTAATTCACACTTTCTATGATATCAAGATTGTTGGTTTTAAGACTTAAGAAGGCTTAGCTGATGTGTTTATTCTTAAAACAACTATTATTAGGGCAAAGTTCCTTTCTACGTTCAAGAGAAGCATCATTTGTGAGACATTTTTTTCACTATACTAATATATAGTATGATAACAATGAGCCCTGTTGTTGAATTTGCCAACAGAGCAAACAAGAGGGAACTCTCAGTGATGGCTAGAGCTCACTGCTGTAAAGTACCAGATTGCTTTTTCAAACTCATCACgtcataaaacattttccaaaggTAATCACAACCCCAGTGGACATGTCCATGTTGTCTCCATGATCCAAGTTTAAATGTTGGCAAACAGATAGCAGAGACTCTCTGAGCTCGGCCATTTAGGCtggtgaggagggacagagagcagaatgTTCAGGACAATAATGATGCAGTTAAACTgtgcagaaaaatgttttttatttgggaTGACATTGTTGGTTCATGGTCATAATGGTTTGTTGGAGGCTGAATGCAGGGGTTCTCTTGATGTAGATTGTGTTGATTCCTGCCAAgacttcatgtttttctgttttatatgTACTTAGAGTCAGACTATAACTGGAGGGTGAGATGAAGTAAAGTTGTTACAAATACACATGAACCTAAAGGGAGATAAAGGGACAGCtgacacacatctgcacacatcCTTAGTAACAACAGTTCAATGACTAAGGCAAAGCATACCCTCGATTATTCCCAATTATATTTGCAAAAGTCAGATAATGACTTGAACAAAGCCAGAGGTAGTGGTCTCAGTGATCATCATCTGCACTCCCTATAAATCTGCCACACTAAGCCACAACAGGATTAAGACAAGTGCTATACATAGCAAAGCATGAGGCAATTGGCATGCAATGTTGAA
Protein-coding regions in this window:
- the cry5 gene encoding cryptochrome circadian regulator 5, which encodes MAHTCIHWFRKGLRLHDNPALIAALRDCKELYPVFILDPYLHNKTSVGINRWRFLIGALKDLDCSLRKLNSRLFVLRGKPEDVFPKLFNQWKVTKMTYEFDTEPYSLSRDKTVTTLAKDHGVEVIYKISHTLYDIERIIEENNGKAPLTYTRMQAIVKTLGPPKRPISAPTVEDMKDVKTPSFKKHEEEYGLPTLEELGHNTSALFEEKFPGGEQEALRSLDEHMQRTGWVCGFEKPQTSPNSLSPSTTVLSPHVTFGCLSARTFWWRLTDVYQGKRHSDPPVSLHGQLLWREFFYTASVGVPNFNKMEGNPVCTQVDWDTNPEYLAAWREARTGFPFIDAIMTQLRQEGWIHHLARHAVACFLTRGDLWINWEEGQKVFEELLLDGDWALNAGNWQWLSASTFFHQYFRVYSPVAFGKKTDKNGDYIKKYLPLLKKFPAAYIYEPWKAPHSVQQAAGCIVGKDYPRPLVEHEVISKKNIQRMKLAYAKRSADSESPSKKQGVKRKQPSVADFMKKKEKKK